The Latilactobacillus sakei subsp. sakei DSM 20017 = JCM 1157 genome includes a window with the following:
- the folB gene encoding dihydroneopterin aldolase, whose translation MYHIKINNMQFHSHIGVFQAEKDLGQRIEIDLKVAIMTPYQGDELTDTVSYADFYEVIAQLIAKSRANLVETIAHEIIQAIHALDPDRIGLVAVKVRKIAVPIEGIFDHVEIEMEG comes from the coding sequence ATGTATCATATTAAAATTAATAATATGCAGTTTCATTCGCATATTGGTGTTTTTCAAGCTGAGAAGGATCTAGGTCAGCGTATTGAAATTGATTTAAAGGTGGCAATTATGACGCCTTATCAAGGAGACGAATTAACGGATACGGTCAGTTATGCTGATTTTTATGAAGTGATTGCCCAATTAATCGCCAAATCACGCGCTAATTTGGTCGAAACAATCGCTCATGAGATTATCCAGGCAATTCACGCCCTTGATCCTGATCGGATTGGCTTAGTTGCGGTTAAGGTGCGCAAGATTGCGGTGCCAATTGAAGGTATTTTTGACCATGTCGAAATCGAGATGGAGGGTTGA
- a CDS encoding DUF378 domain-containing protein, with protein MKTLDNIALALLIVGGLNWLLVGLFKFDLVAMLFGGQAAIISRIVYVLVGLSALYCIKLFANINNMAR; from the coding sequence ATGAAGACTTTAGACAATATCGCTCTTGCCTTATTAATCGTAGGCGGTTTAAACTGGCTACTTGTTGGTTTATTTAAATTCGACCTTGTGGCTATGCTATTTGGCGGCCAAGCAGCTATTATTTCACGAATTGTTTATGTCCTAGTTGGACTAAGTGCGCTCTACTGTATTAAATTATTTGCTAATATCAATAACATGGCACGTTAA
- a CDS encoding YobI family P-loop NTPase — protein MFQDQNESYFDKFMNDVIYLFTSSGKNVVIFEDLDRFNNPTIYERLYEINLLVNKRFAPMSINGTSFSKHSF, from the coding sequence ATATTTCAAGATCAAAATGAATCATATTTTGATAAATTTATGAATGATGTAATATACCTTTTTACGAGTTCTGGAAAGAACGTAGTCATTTTTGAAGATTTAGATAGATTTAATAATCCAACGATTTATGAACGCCTTTATGAAATTAATTTATTAGTTAATAAGAGATTTGCTCCTATGTCAATAAATGGCACATCTTTTTCTAAACACTCGTTCTAA
- a CDS encoding YobI family P-loop NTPase → MEKNFESLTPKNDIDISTYEEALSFALAEKTITNIALTGPYGAGKSSVIESYKMKHPEKGFMNISLTHFEGNEVTGTNILEGKIINQLLHQIDYNKIPQTIFKIKNNTKKSTLWKYTILILVFICSALLVVKFKNWTRYLNGSFTNKNSGKLVMNLVKFLSSEQFNLIVLCIFTGSIVFFMYSIIKFQINKQFLKK, encoded by the coding sequence TTGGAGAAGAATTTTGAATCGTTAACACCGAAAAATGATATTGATATATCAACATATGAGGAGGCTTTAAGTTTTGCCCTAGCCGAAAAGACAATTACGAATATTGCGTTGACAGGTCCATATGGTGCAGGTAAAAGCTCTGTTATTGAATCTTACAAAATGAAACATCCGGAAAAGGGCTTTATGAATATTTCCTTAACGCATTTTGAAGGGAATGAAGTAACTGGGACAAATATTTTAGAAGGTAAGATAATAAATCAGTTGTTACATCAAATTGATTATAACAAAATTCCTCAAACCATATTTAAAATAAAGAATAATACTAAAAAATCGACATTATGGAAATATACGATACTAATATTAGTATTTATATGCAGTGCACTGTTGGTTGTCAAATTTAAAAACTGGACAAGATATCTAAATGGTTCGTTTACTAATAAAAATTCTGGTAAGTTAGTTATGAACCTAGTGAAATTTTTATCTAGTGAGCAGTTTAATTTAATAGTATTGTGTATATTTACTGGGAGTATCGTATTTTTTATGTATAGTATTATTAAATTCCAAATAAACAAGCAATTTTTAAAAAAATAA
- a CDS encoding bifunctional folylpolyglutamate synthase/dihydrofolate synthase — MQDEEMVTQLPGMLYGEDERVTLLRQILKAMGQPDHAFSIIHVCGTNGKGSTSAMIAAILQASGYSVGLFTSPHIMAVEESIQINRQLISKAQFERLLATVQTVLKKLGFDPTTDLSYFETLVLVALVYFKQQQVDYVLWECGLGGELDATNAVDRLAYTLFTKISLDHMALLGDTIEAIATTKSKIIRPQTPVIVAPEQTKTALHVLEAEAKRQSALLQIAPRDWFVTSHPTSAGQEVTVKLPEREPLTVSLALAGTYQLENLLTVLTWYRQFCRDQGHAVDEIVLQRALGQVRLPGRFERLATEPLVVIDGAHNPDGIRQFVRSVQERYGGYDLTIVTGFLKDKAVAECLQLLTQLPARFILTTPINQDDRQLPVAELGALYTQITGQTAPEYPAIEAALKAASQPATGNKPQVILVVGSFYLLKTVRQHFLS; from the coding sequence ATGCAAGATGAGGAAATGGTCACACAATTACCAGGGATGTTATATGGTGAAGACGAGCGGGTGACGCTCTTGCGCCAGATTTTAAAAGCGATGGGGCAGCCAGATCATGCTTTTTCGATTATTCATGTGTGCGGAACGAATGGCAAGGGCTCAACGAGTGCGATGATTGCGGCAATTCTGCAAGCATCCGGCTACTCCGTGGGGTTATTTACGAGTCCGCACATCATGGCAGTCGAGGAAAGTATTCAGATTAACCGGCAGTTGATTTCAAAAGCGCAGTTTGAGCGATTATTGGCGACGGTCCAAACCGTTTTAAAAAAACTTGGCTTTGATCCGACGACGGACTTATCGTACTTTGAAACATTAGTATTGGTGGCGTTGGTCTATTTTAAGCAGCAACAAGTCGATTATGTCCTGTGGGAATGTGGCTTGGGTGGCGAGTTAGATGCAACCAATGCGGTTGATCGATTGGCCTACACGCTATTTACGAAGATCAGTCTCGATCATATGGCGCTATTGGGCGATACGATTGAAGCAATCGCTACGACTAAATCCAAAATTATCCGGCCACAGACACCGGTTATTGTGGCTCCCGAACAAACGAAAACGGCTTTGCACGTTTTAGAGGCTGAAGCTAAGCGGCAATCAGCACTGCTTCAGATTGCCCCTCGTGATTGGTTCGTGACAAGTCATCCAACCAGTGCTGGCCAAGAAGTGACGGTTAAATTACCAGAGCGTGAACCATTAACGGTTTCTTTGGCATTGGCGGGGACCTATCAATTAGAGAACCTGCTAACGGTATTGACGTGGTATCGGCAGTTTTGTCGTGATCAAGGGCACGCGGTAGACGAAATCGTCTTACAACGTGCTTTGGGGCAGGTCCGCTTACCAGGCCGCTTTGAGCGCCTGGCAACGGAACCGCTAGTCGTGATTGATGGTGCCCATAATCCGGATGGCATTCGGCAGTTTGTCCGGAGTGTCCAAGAACGCTATGGTGGTTACGATTTAACGATTGTAACTGGCTTTTTAAAAGATAAGGCGGTTGCTGAATGCTTGCAGCTTTTAACGCAACTACCAGCGCGGTTTATTTTAACGACCCCCATCAATCAAGATGACCGACAATTACCAGTTGCTGAATTAGGGGCGCTATACACGCAGATAACAGGCCAAACAGCACCTGAATATCCAGCAATTGAAGCGGCTTTAAAGGCGGCTAGTCAACCTGCAACGGGGAATAAACCGCAAGTCATCTTAGTTGTAGGGTCATTTTATTTATTAAAGACAGTTCGGCAACACT
- a CDS encoding GNAT family N-acetyltransferase, whose product MLSNQLATTSDYALVLDIWEQSVLATHNFLQPEDVTFYKTQIPQFLDQTVLRIWSLDNQPIGFSGTNGQELEMLFLDPHYIGGGYGHQILDWLINNQRINKIDVNEQNQRAKAFYLKHGFTVVSRSQRDGFDKPYPILHLTR is encoded by the coding sequence ATGTTATCGAATCAATTAGCAACCACCTCAGACTATGCGCTAGTCCTCGATATTTGGGAACAGTCCGTTTTAGCGACGCATAATTTCTTACAACCTGAAGACGTAACCTTTTATAAAACACAAATCCCCCAATTCCTGGATCAAACGGTTCTCAGAATCTGGTCACTAGATAACCAACCTATTGGTTTTAGTGGTACCAACGGTCAAGAATTAGAGATGCTATTTCTCGACCCTCATTACATTGGTGGCGGGTATGGCCATCAAATCTTAGACTGGCTAATCAATAATCAACGGATTAATAAAATTGATGTAAACGAACAAAATCAACGTGCCAAAGCGTTCTACTTAAAGCACGGTTTTACAGTTGTATCACGGAGTCAGCGAGATGGCTTTGATAAACCATATCCGATTTTACATTTGACAAGATAA
- a CDS encoding IS3-like element IS1163 family transposase (programmed frameshift) — MKRYQDDFKASIVKMHREEKRSIRSLSEEYGVSPAAIHNWVKGAKSVELEDGTEVTSKEFKQLQKENQRLKEELEIFKSCGGVTGKALGRINCLVFIEDQLLRHRLSIILSALKLPRSTYYHWKRYQPSQHERVDNQLKEKIKLIWENNYRAYGYPRITMVLRKSGICVGSKRILRLMREMEIHSLMNRRFKKPGTHVDHSQRPNLIKHQPNARIWRADITYLELRPGTWVYLSSIYEPKVHQVLAFKIGRQMEATLVVETINQALEYHQKPQYFHSDMGSQYTSNEVETLLERHQISHSYSKQGYPYDNGPIEAFHSLLKREFAFQTTFSNFEDLVIRTSNYISWFNSDRIRTSV; from the exons ATGAAACGATATCAAGATGATTTTAAAGCCAGCATTGTGAAGATGCATCGTGAAGAGAAAAGATCTATTCGCTCGCTTTCCGAGGAATACGGTGTTTCTCCAGCCGCAATTCATAACTGGGTTAAAGGCGCTAAATCAGTTGAGCTAGAAGACGGTACTGAAGTAACGTCCAAAGAATTCAAACAACTTCAAAAGGAAAATCAGCGATTAAAGGAGGAACTCGAAATTT TTAAAAGCTGCGGCGGTGTTACTGGGAAAGCATTAGGACGAATTAATTGCCTTGTCTTCATAGAAGATCAGTTATTGCGACACCGCTTATCAATTATTCTTTCGGCACTGAAATTACCGCGCAGCACCTATTACCATTGGAAAAGATATCAACCTAGTCAACACGAACGTGTTGATAATCAACTCAAAGAAAAAATTAAATTGATTTGGGAAAATAATTATCGTGCCTATGGTTATCCACGAATAACGATGGTGCTTCGCAAGTCAGGCATCTGTGTTGGGTCAAAACGAATTTTACGATTAATGAGGGAAATGGAGATTCACTCTTTAATGAATCGGCGATTTAAAAAACCTGGCACTCATGTGGATCATTCACAACGCCCCAATTTAATCAAGCACCAGCCCAATGCAAGGATATGGCGTGCTGACATTACTTATTTGGAATTACGTCCAGGAACCTGGGTTTATCTCAGTTCTATTTACGAACCAAAGGTTCATCAAGTTCTTGCTTTCAAGATTGGTCGTCAGATGGAGGCGACGTTAGTTGTAGAAACGATTAATCAGGCGCTTGAATATCATCAAAAGCCACAATATTTTCACTCTGACATGGGTTCACAGTACACCAGCAACGAAGTTGAAACTTTACTTGAACGGCATCAGATTAGCCACTCATACTCAAAACAAGGTTATCCTTATGATAATGGGCCAATTGAAGCTTTTCACTCATTGTTGAAGAGAGAGTTTGCCTTTCAAACAACTTTTTCCAATTTTGAGGACTTGGTAATCCGAACCTCAAATTACATCAGTTGGTTTAATTCCGACAGAATTAGAACGAGTGTTTAG